One genomic window of Natronorubrum aibiense includes the following:
- a CDS encoding acyl-CoA mutase large subunit family protein, protein MFDKNELEGIREQQDQWEEETRDPVLERHGERKDRFATISNHEVDRLYTPDDIADLDFEDDLGFPGEPPYTRGPYPTMYRGRTWTMRQFAGFGTAEETNERFHYLIDEGQTGLSTAFDMPSLMGIDSDHPMSEGEVGKEGVAVDTLADMEVLFDGIDIGEVSTSFTINPSAAVIYAMYIALADQQGVPRDKVRGTLQNDMLKEFIAQKEWVIPPSPSLKIVTDTIEFAVDETPKFHPVSISGYHIREAGSTAAQEAAFTLADGFAYVEDCLDRGLDVDDFAPLLSFFFNSHNSIFEEIAKFRASRRVYARVMEDWYGAEQPESKRLKFHTQTAGQSLTAQQPLNNIARVTIQALAGVLGGTQSLHTNSFDEALALPSEKAVRVALRTQQIIADESGAADIVDPMGGSYAIEKLTNEMEAEIMGYIEEIKEIGDGSVRDGVLDGIDQGYFQREIQESSYEYQQRVERGEEVVVGVNKYTIEEDTSPEILQIDETTRDRQLERLERVKDERDDEEVEATLEALSDAIDSEENVMPYIIDAVKAYVTMGEIMQVFEDHHGAYQEELSPV, encoded by the coding sequence ATGTTCGACAAAAACGAGCTCGAGGGGATTCGCGAGCAACAGGACCAGTGGGAAGAAGAGACACGTGATCCCGTGCTCGAGCGCCACGGGGAACGGAAAGACCGCTTTGCGACGATTTCGAACCACGAAGTCGATCGGCTCTACACACCGGATGACATCGCCGATCTCGATTTCGAAGACGATCTCGGATTTCCCGGTGAGCCACCGTACACGCGCGGCCCGTATCCGACGATGTACCGCGGACGGACGTGGACGATGCGGCAGTTCGCCGGCTTCGGCACGGCTGAAGAGACCAACGAGCGCTTTCATTACCTGATCGACGAGGGCCAAACCGGTCTCTCGACGGCCTTCGACATGCCGTCGCTGATGGGGATCGACTCGGACCATCCGATGAGCGAAGGCGAAGTCGGCAAAGAGGGCGTCGCCGTCGACACGCTCGCCGATATGGAGGTTCTCTTCGACGGGATCGATATCGGCGAAGTCTCGACGTCGTTCACGATCAACCCGTCGGCGGCCGTCATCTACGCGATGTATATCGCCCTGGCCGACCAGCAGGGCGTTCCTCGGGATAAAGTGCGCGGCACGCTCCAGAACGACATGCTCAAAGAGTTCATCGCTCAGAAGGAGTGGGTGATTCCGCCGAGTCCCTCGCTGAAGATCGTCACCGACACGATCGAGTTCGCCGTCGACGAGACGCCGAAGTTCCACCCCGTCTCCATCTCGGGCTATCACATCCGCGAAGCCGGCTCGACGGCTGCCCAAGAGGCCGCTTTCACACTCGCTGACGGCTTCGCCTACGTCGAGGACTGTCTCGACCGCGGCCTCGACGTCGACGACTTCGCTCCCCTCCTCTCGTTTTTCTTCAACTCCCACAACTCCATTTTCGAAGAGATCGCCAAGTTCCGCGCCTCCCGCCGCGTGTACGCCCGCGTAATGGAAGACTGGTACGGTGCCGAACAGCCCGAATCGAAACGGCTGAAGTTCCACACCCAGACGGCCGGGCAGTCGCTGACCGCCCAGCAGCCGCTGAACAACATCGCTCGTGTCACCATTCAGGCACTCGCGGGCGTCCTCGGTGGCACGCAGTCGCTGCACACGAACAGCTTCGACGAAGCGCTGGCGCTACCAAGCGAGAAGGCAGTCCGTGTCGCACTGCGAACCCAACAAATCATCGCCGACGAATCCGGCGCGGCCGATATCGTCGACCCGATGGGCGGCAGCTACGCCATCGAAAAACTCACCAACGAGATGGAAGCCGAGATCATGGGCTACATCGAGGAGATCAAAGAGATCGGCGACGGCTCCGTCCGCGACGGCGTCCTCGACGGCATCGATCAGGGCTACTTCCAGCGCGAAATTCAGGAGTCGAGCTACGAGTACCAACAGCGCGTCGAACGCGGCGAGGAGGTCGTCGTCGGCGTCAACAAATACACCATCGAGGAGGACACCTCCCCAGAGATCCTCCAGATCGACGAAACGACGCGCGACCGCCAACTCGAGCGACTCGAGCGGGTCAAAGACGAGCGTGACGACGAGGAAGTCGAGGCCACCCTCGAGGCGCTGTCGGATGCGATCGACTCCGAGGAGAACGTCATGCCGTACATCATCGACGCCGTCAAAGCCTACGTGACGATGGGCGAGATCATGCAAGTCTTCGAAGACCACCACGGCGCCTACCAAGAAGAGCTCAGTCCTGTCTAA
- a CDS encoding universal stress protein produces the protein MHTILLPIDESETRAKRAAEIVRDLPGEPSEKAVILLNVSASTKQPWLQEFESQRDEGRAEPELPDSTTVAYELLADAGVEVETRLERGDIIEQILAVADEIDADNIIMSGRKKSAAGKMLFGSVTQSVLLESTRPVTVLLDEQ, from the coding sequence ATGCACACGATTTTGCTCCCGATCGATGAGAGCGAAACACGGGCAAAACGAGCGGCAGAGATCGTCAGGGACCTTCCCGGTGAGCCGTCGGAGAAAGCGGTCATCCTACTGAACGTGTCCGCCTCCACCAAGCAACCCTGGTTACAGGAGTTCGAATCACAACGGGACGAAGGGCGAGCTGAGCCGGAACTCCCCGACAGCACGACCGTCGCGTACGAACTGCTTGCCGACGCTGGGGTCGAGGTGGAAACGCGACTGGAACGAGGTGACATCATCGAGCAGATTCTCGCTGTCGCCGACGAGATCGACGCCGACAACATCATCATGAGCGGTCGAAAGAAGAGTGCCGCCGGGAAAATGCTGTTCGGGAGCGTCACCCAGTCGGTGCTGCTCGAGTCGACACGGCCGGTCACCGTGTTATTGGACGAACAGTAA
- the meaB gene encoding methylmalonyl Co-A mutase-associated GTPase MeaB, translating into MTADTDRLLEDLLEGDHRALARVITKIENRSPGYRELVSALHTHTGSADVIGITGSPGAGKSTLVDKIAKTYRDRGQTVGVIAIDPSSPFSGGSVLGDRIRMASTVGDMDVFFRSMSARGSLGGLSTATTDAVRALDAFGKDKIIIETVGAGQNEVDIVKTADTVAVLVPPGGGDDIQMLKAGILEIADVFVVNKADMDGADMTVKELREMVTMDDPTPLAGHHGPDETASFGESDDATADSAAETWTPPIIETIATSGEGVADFLDTIDDHVTWLEDTGERAAQERTRYADEIRTLFREDTSALLEAELEARGGLDTYVDSVVDAETDPYTVAAEFLEPLEACLQEQSLASEPNESTVKRAE; encoded by the coding sequence ATGACCGCCGACACCGACCGACTGCTCGAGGACCTGCTCGAGGGCGACCACCGTGCACTGGCGCGGGTTATCACGAAGATCGAAAACCGATCGCCGGGGTACCGAGAGCTCGTGTCGGCGCTGCACACCCACACTGGCAGTGCGGACGTGATCGGCATCACCGGCTCGCCCGGCGCAGGTAAGTCGACGCTCGTCGACAAGATCGCAAAGACCTACCGCGACCGCGGACAGACCGTCGGCGTCATCGCCATCGACCCGTCCTCGCCGTTCAGCGGCGGCTCCGTGCTGGGTGACCGCATTCGGATGGCCTCGACCGTCGGCGACATGGACGTCTTCTTCCGCTCGATGTCCGCCCGTGGCTCACTCGGCGGCCTCTCGACGGCGACAACCGACGCCGTGCGCGCACTCGACGCCTTCGGCAAGGACAAGATCATCATCGAAACCGTCGGGGCCGGACAGAACGAAGTCGACATCGTCAAAACCGCCGACACAGTCGCGGTCCTCGTTCCGCCGGGTGGCGGCGACGACATCCAGATGCTCAAAGCCGGCATTCTCGAGATCGCCGACGTCTTCGTCGTCAACAAGGCGGACATGGATGGCGCGGATATGACCGTCAAAGAGCTCCGGGAGATGGTCACGATGGACGACCCGACGCCGCTGGCGGGCCACCACGGCCCGGACGAAACGGCGTCGTTCGGCGAATCCGACGATGCGACCGCCGACTCCGCCGCCGAGACGTGGACGCCACCGATCATCGAGACGATCGCGACCAGCGGCGAGGGCGTCGCCGACTTCCTCGACACCATCGACGACCACGTGACGTGGCTCGAAGACACCGGCGAGCGAGCAGCTCAGGAGCGCACCCGCTACGCCGACGAGATTCGGACGCTCTTTCGCGAAGATACATCCGCACTGCTCGAGGCCGAACTCGAGGCCCGCGGCGGCCTCGACACCTACGTCGATTCGGTCGTCGACGCCGAGACGGACCCGTACACGGTCGCTGCCGAGTTCCTGGAGCCACTCGAGGCGTGTCTTCAAGAGCAGTCGCTGGCGTCGGAGCCGAATGAATCGACCGTAAAACGCGCCGAGTAG
- a CDS encoding cobalamin B12-binding domain-containing protein, with product MSADSEQRSIRCMVAKVGLDGHDRGAHVIARAFRDAGFEVIYSGLHKSPDDVVQAAVQEDVDVLGISILSGAHDTLVPKIMDGLDEYGAKADTLVLAGGVIPEEDRAELKDEGVAAIFGPGTSIEETIDFVRENAPER from the coding sequence ATGAGTGCTGACAGCGAACAGCGGAGTATCCGTTGTATGGTAGCGAAAGTAGGACTCGACGGCCACGACCGTGGCGCACACGTGATTGCCCGTGCGTTCCGTGATGCCGGTTTCGAAGTCATCTACTCCGGTCTGCACAAATCCCCCGACGACGTCGTGCAGGCAGCCGTCCAAGAGGACGTCGACGTTCTCGGCATCTCGATTCTCTCGGGCGCTCACGACACGCTCGTCCCGAAAATCATGGACGGCCTCGATGAGTACGGTGCGAAAGCGGATACGCTCGTCCTCGCCGGCGGCGTTATTCCAGAGGAAGACCGAGCGGAACTCAAAGACGAGGGCGTCGCAGCGATCTTCGGCCCCGGAACGTCGATCGAAGAGACGATCGACTTCGTCCGCGAGAACGCGCCCGAGCGATGA
- a CDS encoding GNAT family N-acetyltransferase, which translates to MTVRAATPDDVNAIQHVARSSWTEDYPDILSRESIQEGFDEWYSDDLVRDSIIWSRALMLVAERDDEVVGFAHAVWDPDDNEGNILRVYVAPDHRNEGLGRQLLEATRDRLVEQGVERLNAMVLEANEPGNAFYRGFGFEQATTEPITIGEETYTECTYVLEPEDTASE; encoded by the coding sequence ATGACAGTACGCGCTGCCACCCCCGATGATGTCAATGCGATCCAACACGTCGCCCGCTCCTCGTGGACCGAAGACTACCCGGATATCCTGAGCCGGGAATCAATTCAGGAAGGATTCGACGAGTGGTACTCGGACGACCTCGTTCGAGACTCGATTATCTGGTCGCGCGCACTCATGCTGGTCGCCGAACGTGACGACGAGGTCGTTGGCTTTGCCCACGCTGTCTGGGACCCCGACGACAACGAAGGGAACATTCTCCGGGTCTACGTCGCGCCGGACCATCGCAACGAGGGCCTCGGTCGGCAGTTACTCGAGGCGACACGCGATCGGTTGGTCGAGCAGGGCGTCGAGCGGCTCAACGCGATGGTTCTCGAGGCCAACGAGCCGGGGAACGCGTTCTACCGCGGGTTCGGCTTCGAACAGGCCACAACGGAACCGATCACGATCGGTGAGGAGACGTATACGGAGTGTACGTACGTGCTCGAGCCCGAAGACACGGCAAGCGAGTAG